One Pirellulales bacterium genomic window, GTCCGAGAGTTAGCGGGCCTGAACCATCTCTTGCAACACTGCCAGACCGGTTCGCCGTCCGAATACAGCAAGATCGACGAAACCTTGGCCCCCGAAGCGCTCGAAATCATCGGCGACTGGATTGCGAGCAAAACCGCGCGTCCCTGATTTCATGCGGGCGACGCGCCGCCCTGCGCCGACTGCCGCCGTGGACTCGAGCTGGTCGCTCTCGTGCAATCAGGACAGGATGACTATTGTTCCAGTGGGAGATTGATCGAGACGAGAGACGCCCAGCGGAGGTTAAGCGACTTAGGAGATCCGGGGCCGGTATTCGGCAATCCTGGCGTCGATGACCGCTGGCGAATCGGGTGCCCATTCAAGCCGCCGCGTGACGGTCTTGAGACCGGGGGCAGCGTAGACGAAGCGCGTATCGTACTGCCCATAGAGCTTGTCGAAGAAGGTCGCAAAGCTCAGCTCGCTGCCGGCAGGCGGAAAACCAGCCACAAGCGTGCCGATTGCATTACTGCGCGCTTCGACCAAACAAATCGCAACGGCCTCGTACTTGGTCACCGCATCGCGGATATCGTTGCGGCCAGCGAGCCGAGCCATCACGTCGTGATAGCGTAGGATGCCGTCAGAGACGTGCCCGTCCTTTGTGAATGCGACGTCATTGGGGGCAATGCCCTCGCCTTCCCGGTTGGCGCGGAGCACGTGGAGAAAGCCGTAAACGAGCGCCGGGTACGCAATGTGGAGGTTCGTGCAGTCTCCAGCCGCTTCCTCCATCCGGTTTGTGAGGTTGCGAAAAGCGTTCAACGTGCCCTTCATGGAAATGGCGAGCACAGGCCCGATTCCATCTTTGGTAACCACAACATCGACGCTTTTTGTCTTCAATCCTCCGAAGACGGTCCTTTCGTCGCTGCCTCCCGCCAGCTCTGAATAATCGAGGATCCAGCGTTTCCCATCCTTCTTGACCTCGAACGGCGGTCGGGGCCGCACTTCGTCAGGTCGAAAACCGCCCTCGATCACAAGCCGGCAGGCGACATACCAATGAAGCGGCTTTATGTGCTCTGAACCTTGGTGCCCCGCCACGTTTTCCACGAAGGTGGTGAGCGCCTCCTTCCTTGTCAGCCATTGGCACCTGGAGGCATCTCTAGCCATAGTGCCTCCAGCAACGCATTAGATCGATTCCCTCTTGCAGCTCGCTTTCGTGATCGTGGAGTTCACCAAGCTCCTTCCGGACTAGAACGCGGTTTGCCTCACGCGGCTCCAGCTTCAGCAGCCCGCCGCCAAGCGGGTGGCCCTCAATCTCGCAACTAAGTCGGGTCAGCGGATCATTCCATCGCCGTTGCAGTTCCGTAACGCTAAAAGCCTCCTTCATGCGGACGACATGCACCGAGTTCGTTGCCACGCAACCAGCATGGTTTGCGACGAGGGCCGGAGTTTCGCCGCTCATATATGACAAGAAGGCATCGGGCACACAAACGTCCGGCACCGCGTACCAAGGCGTTCGGTTTCGGCACTTGTACGATTCGCGCGCCGCGTGGCCGTCGTCCGAGTCGAGGTACCGTCTGACCGGCTGCGGAACCTCTTGTGCGGCATCAAGACGCAGCAGAAAGTTTGCCGAGTCATTCCGCAACCACTTTTCGACCGTCGATGCATTGATGGTCGATCCAACAAGATCTCGGCCGTTGCGGACCGCCGGAGCCAGAAACCGATCGTCGATTCCGCGGAACCTGGCGACACTCGGCCTGAGATGAAAAAAATCGTTGGCACCCGTGACGTAGCCGATGCCTACCCGCGCGACATCCGAGAGGCGGAACGTCGTGTCAGACTCCGCCAGCGCGCGGTAAACGTCGAGGGTGCGGTCAGGCAAAAGAAACGGACGCAGCCGCCGCCCAGAGCGGTGCCATTGGGCCAGGCTAACGCGGCGGCCGCCGGTCGGCGGATGCTCGCAAGCGTCGAACCGGGCCAGAGCGCTGAACAAGAAGCCGCCTGACTTCCCCCCGAAACCTTCGCAATAGAGAAGCCAGCAGTCTTCCGATAAATCGGAAAACAGCTTATCTCGGACCGCCACGATATGAACGGTGCTGAAGCTTCGCAGCAGGTAATCGAGCAAGGGCGCGGCATAGGGGGCATGGCCGATTTCGGCCGGCACCACAAAAGCCATGCGGCCTCCCGGCTTGAGGAGCGACGCCGTCGCCACGAGGAACGGTGCCCAGGAAGACGACAAGGCACTGAACCTCGCGCCCCGCATGGCACACAGCGCGAGCGCCGTCGACCGCACGGCACCGTTAAATCGCTGATATCGGATGAAGGGAGGGTTGCCGGCGGCACATTCGAAGCGTTCGCTCGTATCCAGCGCCCATGAGAAAAAATCACCCGCGTGGATGAGCGATTTGGGCGACCGCTTTCGAAGGGCAGCGGCCGCGTTGGGATCGCCCTCCACACCGACGCTGTTGGTGTGCGCGGCGAGAAACCGGCCGTCGCCGCATGCGGGATCGAGAAGCCGGTCGGTGTGAGCGGCGACGGCCCATCGGACCAGCGACCGGGCTACGCCATCCGGCGTGTAATAGGCTCCAAGCTGTTTCCGCCGTTCGATGTCCATTTAGCCCGACTCATGACGCCAACCGCACTCTTTGGGGCAGGGTACAGATGGACTGCTCTTTGGTCAATCCCCTGGCGGTTCCAGATCGCGCATCCGCGCTGAGCCAGCCTGTCAAGCGCCGCGGGCCGAGCAAGGCGGCCGCCGACCGAAC contains:
- a CDS encoding N-6 DNA methylase; translation: MDIERRKQLGAYYTPDGVARSLVRWAVAAHTDRLLDPACGDGRFLAAHTNSVGVEGDPNAAAALRKRSPKSLIHAGDFFSWALDTSERFECAAGNPPFIRYQRFNGAVRSTALALCAMRGARFSALSSSWAPFLVATASLLKPGGRMAFVVPAEIGHAPYAAPLLDYLLRSFSTVHIVAVRDKLFSDLSEDCWLLYCEGFGGKSGGFLFSALARFDACEHPPTGGRRVSLAQWHRSGRRLRPFLLPDRTLDVYRALAESDTTFRLSDVARVGIGYVTGANDFFHLRPSVARFRGIDDRFLAPAVRNGRDLVGSTINASTVEKWLRNDSANFLLRLDAAQEVPQPVRRYLDSDDGHAARESYKCRNRTPWYAVPDVCVPDAFLSYMSGETPALVANHAGCVATNSVHVVRMKEAFSVTELQRRWNDPLTRLSCEIEGHPLGGGLLKLEPREANRVLVRKELGELHDHESELQEGIDLMRCWRHYG